One window of the Carnobacterium maltaromaticum DSM 20342 genome contains the following:
- a CDS encoding VOC family protein, protein MKKMNSETSIGKVVLNVENLEAMKTFYQDKIGLEIKSETENEVSLGAVDESQTTLLQLKRVPITAKVGRRTGLYHTAFLLPSRSALGDVLYHLVKTEYPITGASDHGYSEAIYLDDPEGNGIEIYHDKAREVWDINPDGTINGITIAMDAEGVLGAATGSFTGLPKGTTVGHIHLTVADLDATEKFYIDTLKMNLQTDFPGQAKFIAAGNYHHHIGTNVWSGRNIPPMEKNTKGLAYFTMEVPSLEALIEVKANLDEKSYPYTYGKELSLLQIVDPNGINLEITVK, encoded by the coding sequence ATGAAAAAAATGAATAGTGAAACAAGCATTGGAAAAGTAGTATTAAATGTTGAAAATCTGGAAGCGATGAAAACTTTCTATCAAGACAAAATCGGACTTGAAATAAAAAGTGAAACTGAAAATGAAGTTTCTTTAGGCGCAGTAGATGAAAGTCAAACCACATTGTTACAATTAAAACGAGTACCGATTACAGCAAAAGTTGGACGTAGAACAGGATTGTATCATACTGCTTTTCTATTACCGAGTCGAAGTGCTTTAGGTGATGTTCTTTATCATTTAGTTAAAACAGAGTATCCTATTACTGGGGCAAGTGATCATGGCTACAGTGAGGCTATTTATTTAGATGATCCTGAAGGAAATGGTATTGAAATTTACCACGATAAAGCAAGAGAAGTTTGGGATATTAATCCAGATGGTACGATTAATGGAATCACAATTGCGATGGATGCAGAAGGTGTTTTGGGAGCTGCAACTGGAAGCTTTACAGGATTACCAAAAGGAACAACTGTTGGACATATTCATCTGACAGTGGCTGATTTAGACGCAACTGAAAAATTTTATATTGATACATTAAAAATGAATTTACAGACAGATTTTCCTGGCCAAGCTAAATTTATTGCAGCTGGAAATTATCATCATCATATTGGGACAAATGTATGGTCGGGTAGAAATATCCCACCAATGGAAAAAAATACAAAAGGTTTGGCTTACTTTACAATGGAAGTTCCATCATTAGAGGCATTAATAGAAGTTAAAGCTAATTTAGATGAAAAGAGCTATCCTTACACATATGGAAAAGAGCTTTCACTACTACAAATAGTTGATCCAAATGGCATTAATTTAGAAATAACTGTAAAATAA
- a CDS encoding YehR family lipoprotein: protein MKKVLPLLAVVCSLFILVGCGGNKEETKTFETNENGVEMSLTYTYKGDIVSKQTATSKIPYSSLGVSTKEEAQAVTKAIEEQYQGVKGLKETMDFKEDHAIEKVEVDYEKADLKELSAIPGMNFSDTSKNGISMKKTQEMLEKMNFKEKK from the coding sequence ATGAAAAAAGTCTTACCGTTGTTGGCAGTAGTTTGTTCATTATTTATTTTGGTTGGATGTGGAGGAAACAAAGAGGAAACAAAAACATTTGAAACGAATGAAAATGGAGTTGAAATGTCCTTAACGTATACTTATAAAGGTGATATCGTATCAAAACAAACTGCAACTAGTAAAATTCCTTATAGCTCATTAGGGGTTTCTACTAAAGAAGAAGCACAAGCAGTCACTAAAGCTATTGAAGAACAATATCAAGGTGTTAAAGGACTAAAAGAAACGATGGACTTTAAAGAAGATCATGCGATTGAAAAAGTTGAAGTTGACTACGAAAAAGCTGATCTTAAAGAGTTATCAGCTATTCCTGGAATGAATTTTTCGGATACATCAAAAAATGGTATTAGCATGAAAAAAACACAAGAAATGTTAGAAAAAATGAATTTCAAAGAGAAAAAATAA
- a CDS encoding GNAT family N-acetyltransferase, giving the protein MTEYRIITPEYKEEMFELAKYAFNIPITENLKNQFNLIFDNSISVGAFQETGTLSGQVMITAYEVYLHKQVYKMGGIGLVANYPEYRGDGDIASLMKLALKTMNEKEDDLSYLAPFLYSFYRKYGYEHAFDQVKLTLTPDELPKAHKQKGTMKRVDWKTGSHELKKLYQMYQKDSIGPVRRADWWWSYNYDYNQELKIAIYYNPENQPYGYLTYETDGQNKTFRIKELVYLDYHAYDALWGFIASHNGSFSYFEYSAGINQNQSYLLSNPRIKQEIIPSMMARIVNMKRFIEKFNFISEIDSPLYLKVKDEVAPWNDGLWKLEIKSGQTSLTEVANEPEEGLENQLLTGDIGAWTQVFMNYRSLNELHFFNRIEGSEAAVQTLAAQLPDGSPTLYDYF; this is encoded by the coding sequence ATGACAGAGTACCGAATAATTACACCTGAATATAAAGAAGAAATGTTTGAATTAGCTAAATATGCATTTAACATCCCCATTACAGAGAACTTAAAAAATCAATTTAATTTGATTTTTGATAACTCCATTTCAGTTGGCGCATTTCAAGAGACTGGCACTTTAAGTGGACAAGTGATGATTACGGCTTATGAAGTTTATCTTCACAAGCAAGTTTATAAAATGGGAGGTATTGGTTTAGTGGCCAACTACCCAGAATATCGTGGAGATGGGGATATTGCTTCTCTAATGAAGCTCGCTCTAAAAACTATGAATGAAAAAGAAGATGATCTTTCTTATTTAGCTCCATTTTTATATAGTTTTTACCGTAAATATGGCTATGAACATGCCTTTGACCAAGTAAAATTAACTTTAACACCAGATGAATTGCCCAAAGCTCATAAACAAAAAGGAACAATGAAGCGAGTGGATTGGAAAACTGGGAGTCATGAGTTAAAAAAACTATATCAAATGTACCAGAAAGATTCTATCGGACCAGTTCGCAGAGCGGATTGGTGGTGGAGCTATAATTATGACTATAATCAAGAGCTTAAAATAGCTATTTATTATAATCCAGAAAATCAGCCTTATGGCTATTTAACTTACGAAACAGATGGTCAAAACAAAACCTTTAGAATCAAAGAATTAGTTTATTTAGATTACCATGCTTATGATGCTTTATGGGGATTTATAGCGTCACATAACGGGAGCTTTAGCTATTTTGAGTACAGTGCTGGGATTAATCAAAATCAATCCTATTTGTTAAGTAATCCACGTATTAAACAAGAAATTATCCCTTCTATGATGGCGAGAATTGTTAATATGAAACGATTTATTGAGAAATTTAACTTTATATCTGAGATAGACAGCCCACTTTATTTAAAAGTAAAAGATGAAGTTGCTCCTTGGAATGATGGGTTATGGAAATTAGAAATAAAATCGGGACAAACTAGTTTAACAGAAGTTGCAAATGAACCTGAAGAAGGCTTAGAAAATCAGCTATTAACCGGTGATATTGGTGCTTGGACTCAAGTATTTATGAATTATCGTTCTTTAAATGAATTGCATTTCTTTAATCGTATTGAAGGATCTGAAGCTGCAGTTCAAACGTTAGCTGCTCAATTACCTGATGGAAGTCCAACCTTATATGACTATTTTTAA
- a CDS encoding ABC transporter ATP-binding protein — protein sequence MSDKNVSQPKGGQGRGPMGGGPGARMPVQKAKNFWPTIKRLFGYMSKRSIAIIAVFVLAITATVFQIRTPKILGEATTLIFEGVQKGFIQRQAGIEVDKLPIDYDKIASILLVVGIMYVASALFSFLQQFIMTRVSQRTVYELRRDLKGKMNTVPMEYFDTHSNGDVMSRAVNDMDNISNTLQQSLTQLVTSIVTFFGVLYMMLTISWQLTLVAVATVPLSLIVVGIVAPKSQRFFASQQKSLGLLNNQIEETYSGHVVVKSFNREAASIETFEKENEVLFKSSWKAQFISGLIMPLMNFIKNLGYIFVAVLGGIKVADGSMTLGNVQAFLQYTNQFSQPITQLANLMNTIQSTVASAERVFEVLDEKDMDNSPSGIEPIPNSPYKISFDHVQFGYGEGTDDLLMKDFNLDVKEGQMVAIVGPTGAGKSTLINLLERFYDVKGGSIKFNGIDTRDFSREELRSHFAMVLQDTWLFNGSIYDNIKYGNEKKEADDFVVEAAVAAHVDDFVRKLPHGYDTILNEDASNISQGQRQLITIARAFLVDPEVLILDEATSSVDTRTEVLIQKAMRKLLQGRTSFVVAHRLSTIRDADNIIVMDKGSVVETGTHDELMEKAGFYADLYNSQFSEEAVS from the coding sequence ATGAGTGATAAAAATGTAAGTCAACCAAAAGGCGGACAAGGAAGAGGTCCAATGGGCGGCGGACCAGGTGCGCGAATGCCAGTTCAAAAAGCTAAGAATTTTTGGCCTACCATTAAACGTTTATTCGGTTATATGTCGAAACGTTCCATTGCGATTATTGCTGTTTTCGTCTTAGCTATTACCGCAACTGTTTTTCAAATTAGAACACCTAAAATCTTAGGTGAAGCAACAACTTTAATTTTTGAAGGAGTTCAAAAAGGATTTATCCAACGCCAAGCAGGGATAGAAGTGGATAAATTACCGATTGACTATGATAAAATTGCTTCGATTCTTTTAGTTGTTGGGATTATGTATGTAGCATCAGCTCTCTTCAGCTTTTTGCAACAATTTATAATGACTCGTGTCTCACAAAGAACAGTTTATGAGTTGCGTCGTGATTTAAAAGGAAAAATGAATACTGTACCAATGGAATATTTTGACACTCATTCTAACGGAGATGTAATGTCTCGTGCGGTTAATGATATGGATAATATTTCCAATACACTGCAACAAAGTTTGACCCAGTTAGTAACAAGTATTGTCACCTTTTTCGGTGTTTTATATATGATGTTAACGATTAGCTGGCAGTTAACATTAGTTGCTGTGGCAACTGTTCCATTAAGCTTAATTGTAGTTGGAATTGTCGCACCAAAATCACAACGATTCTTTGCTTCACAACAAAAAAGCTTAGGTTTGTTAAATAATCAAATTGAAGAAACCTATAGTGGCCATGTTGTCGTGAAAAGTTTTAATCGTGAAGCAGCATCTATTGAAACTTTTGAAAAAGAAAATGAAGTACTATTCAAATCTTCTTGGAAAGCCCAATTTATTTCAGGTTTAATCATGCCTTTAATGAATTTTATCAAAAATTTAGGTTATATATTTGTTGCTGTTCTTGGTGGGATTAAGGTAGCTGATGGTTCAATGACTTTAGGGAATGTACAAGCGTTCCTACAATATACCAATCAATTTTCACAACCAATTACACAATTAGCGAACTTAATGAATACAATTCAATCAACAGTGGCTTCGGCTGAACGTGTTTTTGAAGTCTTAGATGAAAAAGATATGGACAATTCTCCTTCTGGTATTGAACCAATTCCAAATTCACCTTATAAAATCAGTTTTGATCATGTTCAATTTGGATATGGCGAAGGTACGGATGATTTATTAATGAAAGATTTCAATTTAGATGTGAAAGAAGGTCAAATGGTTGCGATTGTTGGACCAACTGGAGCCGGAAAATCAACATTAATTAATTTATTGGAACGTTTTTATGATGTTAAGGGCGGAAGTATTAAATTTAATGGGATAGATACCCGTGATTTTTCAAGAGAAGAGTTACGTAGCCATTTTGCCATGGTATTACAAGATACTTGGCTATTTAATGGATCCATTTATGACAATATTAAATATGGTAATGAGAAAAAAGAAGCAGATGATTTTGTTGTAGAAGCTGCTGTGGCAGCCCATGTAGATGATTTTGTTCGTAAATTACCACATGGTTACGATACAATTTTAAATGAAGATGCAAGTAATATTTCTCAAGGTCAACGTCAATTAATTACAATTGCTAGAGCATTCTTAGTTGATCCAGAAGTATTAATTTTAGATGAAGCGACTTCAAGTGTCGATACTCGGACTGAAGTGTTGATTCAAAAAGCAATGCGTAAGTTATTACAAGGACGAACAAGTTTCGTAGTCGCTCATCGCTTATCTACCATACGTGATGCAGATAATATCATTGTGATGGATAAAGGTTCCGTTGTTGAAACAGGAACCCACGATGAACTAATGGAAAAAGCCGGTTTCTATGCTGACTTATATAATAGTCAATTTTCAGAAGAAGCCGTTAGTTAA